TCTGATCGCCCGCGAATCCAGCGAACTGATCCCCGGTATCAGTACGGCGATTGTCAAAACAGCGGTATCCCGCACTTCGGCGATCTGTTTGTCCCGGGAGCAAGCCACCGCGGAATTGAAACAGAAAACCAAGCTGGCCCTCTCCCGTGTGCAAGAGGTTAAGCCCCTGGTCTTCGCAGAGCCATTGGAGCTGGCGATTGAGTTTTCTCATGCAGGGCAAGCGGAGATGGCGGCCGACGTACCTGGTACCCGCTACGACACGGAAACCGGGATCGTGAGCTGCTCGCCGAAGGACCAGCACGAGCTGTACAAAACGATGCGGGCCATGATCAACCTGGCGGCAGGCGCGCAATTCTTTTAAGGCGTTCTCCGCTTCATGCCGTCATCAGCCAGCGCATCAGCCGCCTGCTCCGCCACCGCGAACGGCCGATGATTCTGGATGCCGGGTGCGGGGAAGGCTCTCATGCGTCCCGCATTCAGGAGAGCGCGAGGCACAGCTTCTCGACACCGCTCTTGGCTGTCGGGATTGATCTTTCCAAAGAGCCGGCCAATTACGCCGAATTTCGACAATTGCTCACGGATGACAGCTTGGTGATAAAGGTCGTTCCGGGACGTCACTACCTCCGGGAAATCAGAGAGATTTTGTACGAAGACACTGACAAGCAAGCCTACGCCAACGAAACGACCCTTGCCCATTTTTCCGATCACTTTGCGTGGACCGATGCGGAAACGATCACCTATCGGTTTCCCTTGGAAAATCATTTGCTCGAGCCTTTGCTCGGGATGACCCCGCTGTTCTGGGGGACGACCGAAGAGCGTCTGCGCCGTGCAAAACTGCGTGATGTGCCTGCCGTCACCGTAGATTTGACCATCTTGTACGGCAGAAACCCATCGGCTCGAAACGAATAGCTGGATTCGGAAGAAACAAACGAATCGATGCGGAAAGCAGCAAACTAGCGGAACTGGAAGATACGAAAGGATAAAGAAAGCTCCCCCGGAAACATTTGAAACGTTTCCGGGGGAGCTTTTTTGATTATATTCTGACCACAGTCACCTGCTCATCCAGAGAGCGCGGGATGCGGTTTTTCGTGTCGAACAGGATCGGCGACGGATTCATCAGAGCGATGACTTCCTTCCAATCCAGATCGCTGAACTCCTTCTGCACAGCCGTCAGCATCAATGCGTCTGCTCCTCTGACCGCCTCTTCCATCGTCTCCGCCTTGTGCTTGTAGCGGGTCGGCACCGCCGGATCGTAAGAGTGGACGTCCACGCCTTTGGCGGTGAGCACGTCGATCAAATCATGCACAGGGCTGACGCGATCGTCGTTGGAGAAGTCCTTCATCGCCAGGCCGAATACGGCCACGCGACTTCCCGCGAGCGTCTTGCCTTTTTCCTGCAAGGCTTTTTCCAGCATGCCCGCCAGTACGGACGGTACGCTGTCATTGGTCGACCGCGCCATCTGCAGAAGCGGGAGCGGAACGCCCAGCTCGCGTGCTTTTGGCTGCAAGTAGTACAGGGCATTGGGGAGGCAGAAACCGCCTACGCCTGGTCCCGGTGTCAACAGATTGACCCGCTTGTGGGTATTGGCCACGCGAATCATTTCAAAGGTATCGATGCCGAATGACTCGGCAAACCGGGCGAATTCCTGAACCATCGCGATATTCACATCGCGCTGAATATTTTCAATTACTTTTGCTGTTTCCACCACGCGGATATCGGAAATCGTAATCTCCGTCTCACTGATGAAGGACAAAAGCTGCCTTCCTTTTTCCGCGCTCTCTTCGTTGATGCCTCCAAGCACGAGCGGCATGTGGATAAACTCCTCAAAAGCTCGTCCTTCGGCGATGCGCTCCGAGCAGTAGGTCAGGTAAAAATCAACACCTGCGCGCAGTCCGCTGGCTTCTTCCAGCAGCGGCAGGATCACTTCTTCTGTCGTGCCGGGGACAACCGTGCTGCGAATCATGACAGTATCGCCCTTTTTCAGCACTTTCCCCAGAGTCAGGGCACAGTTTTTCAGCGGTCCGAGGTCGGGGTCTCCGTTGTAGACGGGCAATCCGACCGTGATGATGTAATTCGTCACCTCGGCGGCTGCTTCTTCATAGGAAGTGGTCGCACGAAAACGGCCGGCAGCGATCTGCTCGCGCAAAATTTCCGCCAGTGTCTTGCCTTGATAGGATTCCAGGTGATGCGACTGTCCCCGATTGATATCCTCGACGACATGGGGCATGACATCCACTCCGACCACATGCGCCCCTTTCAAGGCGTAGGTAAGCGCCAGCGGCAGCCCGACAAACCCTAATCCGACAACAGCAACGCGTATTGGCTGAGTCATTTTATATCTCCTCTTTCACGTCTCGAATATGAGTGAATCCGAAGATCCCCTACGACAGGTAATAGACCCCCGCCGCGATAAATACGACACACAGAACGATCAGGACCTTGTACAACGTCTCCAAGGCCACGCCTCCTCATCCCTCTTTGCATTCTGCAAGTTCTAATTATACTCCCCATTGAAACATGGTTCAATCTCAGGCGCTTCTTCGCCACCAAGCTGACGAAAATTACCTCGTCAGACTGGCTCCGATGACAAAGGAAAAACCGATGGACAGGACCATCGAGATAAGGCCAATGGCCCGGTTGTCCCTGCCGATCTCATCGTCCACCCGGAAGCCGGGGGTCATAAATTCAAAGATGAAATAGCTGCCGAGCAGAAGGAAAAAGCCAAAAGTGCCCCAGATCAGCGCTTGTCCAATCGAGTCGTGGTGCTGAATCGAATAGCTGAAAATATTGGCGATCCCAAACAATTTTCCGCCCGTGGCCATCGCGACGGCCACATTGCCTTTTTTCAACTCTTGCCATACCTGATAACGCGTGACCAGCTCAAATACAGAGAGAAAGACGACCATCGCAAGGCCGGTCACCGTGTAGTACGCAAATGTTCCAAAATAAGGATTTTGCAATAACTGTTCCATCATGAACCTCCGTCCATTCCTTACTTCAGCTCGACGATGGTCGCGCCTACGCCTCCTTCGCCTTGGCCGCCCAAGCGAAACGATTTGACGCTGCGATGCTGACGCAGGTAGTCATGTACCCCTTTTCGCAGCATGCCGGTCCCATGCCCGTGAATAATGGAGACGGAGTGAAAACCGGCCAGCAAAGCCTCATCCAGATACTGGTCGATTTCGCGAATCCCGTCCTCGACGTTGTACCCGCGCAAATCCAGCTCCAGCTTGGCCGTGCTCCGGCTGCGCTTGACCGCTGTGTACTCCACCGTTTGCTGCGGGGCTTTGAAGGAGGTGAGGAGGTTCATGTCCTCCCGTTTCACTTTCATTTTCATGATGCCGATCTGCACCAGGTATTCATCATTGTTCACTTTTTCCAGAACCGTGCCCTTTTGGCCGAAGCTGGTGACCATTACCTCGTCCCCCGCTTTGATCTGGGCCGCCTTTACTGCTTTCGCTGGCTTTTTGACTTTCTCCTTCTCCAGCTCCATCACCGCATTGCCGAGTCGTTTTTTCGCCTCGATCAAGCGGTGTTCCTTAATCTCTACGCCTTCTTTCATCATGCTTCTCAGCTCGCGGATGACCGAT
This sequence is a window from Brevibacillus composti. Protein-coding genes within it:
- a CDS encoding class I SAM-dependent methyltransferase yields the protein MILDAGCGEGSHASRIQESARHSFSTPLLAVGIDLSKEPANYAEFRQLLTDDSLVIKVVPGRHYLREIREILYEDTDKQAYANETTLAHFSDHFAWTDAETITYRFPLENHLLEPLLGMTPLFWGTTEERLRRAKLRDVPAVTVDLTILYGRNPSARNE
- a CDS encoding DUF350 domain-containing protein gives rise to the protein MEQLLQNPYFGTFAYYTVTGLAMVVFLSVFELVTRYQVWQELKKGNVAVAMATGGKLFGIANIFSYSIQHHDSIGQALIWGTFGFFLLLGSYFIFEFMTPGFRVDDEIGRDNRAIGLISMVLSIGFSFVIGASLTR
- a CDS encoding nucleotide sugar dehydrogenase, with product MTQPIRVAVVGLGFVGLPLALTYALKGAHVVGVDVMPHVVEDINRGQSHHLESYQGKTLAEILREQIAAGRFRATTSYEEAAAEVTNYIITVGLPVYNGDPDLGPLKNCALTLGKVLKKGDTVMIRSTVVPGTTEEVILPLLEEASGLRAGVDFYLTYCSERIAEGRAFEEFIHMPLVLGGINEESAEKGRQLLSFISETEITISDIRVVETAKVIENIQRDVNIAMVQEFARFAESFGIDTFEMIRVANTHKRVNLLTPGPGVGGFCLPNALYYLQPKARELGVPLPLLQMARSTNDSVPSVLAGMLEKALQEKGKTLAGSRVAVFGLAMKDFSNDDRVSPVHDLIDVLTAKGVDVHSYDPAVPTRYKHKAETMEEAVRGADALMLTAVQKEFSDLDWKEVIALMNPSPILFDTKNRIPRSLDEQVTVVRI